From the Longimicrobiaceae bacterium genome, the window GCGCTCGTTGTCGTCCAGGAAGCCGAAGAGGAGCACCGCGTCCTCGCGGACCACCTGCAGCGTGCGCAGCTCCACCTCCTCGCCCGGCCGGGGGAGGCGCTCGTAGACCGTGCTGGGGATCTCCACGTCGTAGGCGACGCCGCCGGGCGTCATCACCTCGGCGCGGTTCAGCTCCCGCGCGAGCAGGGTCCCACGGATCCGCGAGATCACAGCGCCCCCTTCGCTTCGGCCAGCATGCGCAGCGAGAAGCGCATCGGCGGCCGGGCCGCGGCGCCGACGCCGCGGAAGCAGTGGCAGAGCGCCACCGCCACGCCGTCGGCCGCGTCCGCCGGCTTCGGCGCTTCGCGGAGCCTGAGCAGCTTCGCGACCATGAACCCCACCTGGTCCTTGGTGGCGCGCCCCGTCCCCACGACGGCGCTCTTCACCTCGGCGGGGGGATACTCCGCCACGTCGAGCTGGCGGAGCGCCGCGGCCAGGAGGATGGCCCCCCGCGCGTGCCCGAGCACCACCGCGGTCCGCGGGTTCTTGCCGTAGAAGACCCCTTCCACCGCGACGGCGTCGGGGGAGTGCCGCTCCATGACCTCCACCACCCCCTCGTAGATGTCGCGCAGGCGCTCCGGGAGCGACGCGCGGGCCGCCGTGCGGATCACGCCGCACTCGCGCAGCGTCACCGTGCCGGAGTGGTCGCGCGCGACCACTCCGTAGCCGGTGACTGCGGTGCCGGGGTCCACCCCAAGTACGATCACGTCGCGCGCGGGATTGGAGGGAGAGCGGGCGCCGGAGGCCGGCGCGTCTGCAGCGAGAACCATCCGGTCGTGAGAGCGGCGTCGGGGGTGTGGAACGGGCCGCGGGCTCGGCATAAACGTAACCCCTCCCCCGGAGGCTGGGGAGGGGCTCGTGGGCGGGAGCGGCGGCGGCCTCAGGAGACGGCGGCCAGCGACTCCTCGTCGATGTCGGCGTTGGTGTACACCTTCTGCACGTCGTCCAGCTCCTCCAGCAGCTCCAGCAGCTTCACGAGCTGGGCGGCGTCGGCGCCTTCCACGCGCACCTCGGTCTTGGGGATCATCGCCAGCTCGGCCTCCTCCCACTCGATCCCCCGCTCGCGGAGCGCCTCCTGCACGGCGTTGAAGTCGGCGACCTCCGTGAAGACGGTGTACCCGCCCTCCTCCACCGCGATGTCGAGGGCGCCGCCCTCCATCGCCGCCTCCATCACCTGCATCTCGGTGTGCTTCTCCGCGTCGATGCTGATCTGGCCGCGCCGGTCGAACATCCAGGCGACGGAGCCGGTGGTCCCCAGGTTGCCGCCGTTGCGGGAGAGCCACCGCCGGATGTCGGCGACCGTGCGGTTCCCGTTGTCCGTGAGCGACTCGATCATGATCGCCACGCCGGCCGGGCCGTACGCCTCGTAGGTGATCTCCTCGTAGTCGACGCCCTCGAGCTCGCCCGTGCCCTTCTTGATGGCGCGCTCGATGTTGTCGTTCGGCATGTTGGCGCCGCGGGCGGTGTCGATGGCCAGGCGCAGGCGCGGGTTGCCGGCCGGGTCACCGCCGCCCGCCCTGGCCGCCACCGTGATCTCACGGATGATCTTGGTCCAGTTGGCGGCCCGCCGGCTGTCGGTGAGCGCCTTCTTGTGCTTGATCTGCTTCCACTTGCTATGCCCGGCCATCGGGCACCTCCGTGCGTCTCGCGGTTTGGATTCGGAAACCGGAAAGCCTGAAAGATAATGCCGGCTCCCGGACGGATCAACTTGGCGACAGGCCGAGCGCGGGGGTCACCGGGGGGGGAGCGCGGCCGCCCGGGACAGCACTTCCTGGTGGGAAACGCTCCCGGTGACGGCCACCCCGCGCACGGCGGGGTCCGGGCGGTTGTAGCGGAACGGCTCCCCCGCCAGGTCCGTCACCCTCCCGCCGGCTTCACGTACGATCAGGTCCGCCGCGCAGACGTCCCACTCGCTCTTGGGTCCGCGGGACAGGAAGACGTCCGCCGTGCCGTCGGCCACCCTCACCATCTTGCAGGTGGTGCTCCCGAACGGCCGCACCTCCCACACGTCGGCGAGCGACTCGAACTCCCCCCGGCGGATGTCGGACCGCGAGGCGAGCGCGACCGGGAGACGCTCCCCGACCGGAGCCGCGACGCGGATCCCGGCGCCGTTCCGGAACGCGCCGCCCCCGGCCGCGGCGTGGTACAGCGCCTCCGCCGCCGGGTTGTACACCACCCCAAGGACGACCCGGCCCTGCTCCACCAGCCCGACGCTGACCGCGAACTCCGCCCACCCGTTCACGAAGGAGCGAGTGCCGTCGATGGGGTCCACCACCCACACGCGCGCGCGGCCCAGGCGCTCCGGCGAGTCCGCCGTTTCTTCCGAGAGCCACCCGTACCCGGGCCGCGCCCGGAGCAGCACCTCCCGGAGAAGCCGGTCCGCGGCGAGGTCCGCCTCCGTGACAGGCTGGTCCGGGCTCTTGTAGCTGACCTCGCCCCCGCCGCGGAAGAAGCGCATCACCTCCGCCCCCGCCGCCCGCGAGGCACGGAGGGCGAGGTCCAGGTCGGCTTCGAGCCCGGCGGGATCAGGAGCGGTCATGTGCGAGCCGTGGTCGAGGGAGGGCGGCGCGGGCCGGGCGGGAGCGGCCCCGCTCCCGCCCGGCCCTGCACACCCGGTGCCCCGAACGACGCCGGCCCGGATCTCCTCGACCCGGGCCGGCGACCGGACCCACTCCCCGCGGACGCGGATCACCGCGCCGCGACCTCGCGCGACATCCGGTACATCTCCGCCGCCCGCTCGGGCTTCCCCTTGCGGTCGTAGGCGATCCCCATGGCGTAGTACGCGCGGGCGTTCTCCGGGAGGATGCGGGTGGCGTTCTCCAGCGCCTCGATGGCCTGGTCCGACTCGGCCATCTGGTTGAGCGCTTCGCCCAGCACCAGGTAGGCCGCGCCGCACGACGGGTCCATCTCCACCGCGCGCCGCAGCTCCGTGGCCGCGCCCGGGTAGACGCCGCGCTTGAAGAGGACGAGGCCGAGCTGGTGGTGCACCTCCGCGAGGTCCGGCGCCAGCCGTAGGGCGCGGCGCAGCTCCTTCTCCGCGGCGTCGTAGCGGCTGAGCGCCGTCAGCGCGGAGCCCGCCCCCAGGAGCGCGCGCACGTCGTCCGGCGAGGTGGCGAGGAGCGCCGCGTACGCCTCGGCGGCCCGGGCGTAGCTCCCCTGCTCCATCAGCGCCTCCGCGGCGGCGTACGGCGAGGGCGCCGCGCCGTCGGGGGAGGCGCTCTCGTCGCTCCCTGGGGCGCCCGGTCCCCGGTCGCGGACCCCGGTGCCGCCCGCGTCCCCGGGCGTGTCCTGCTCCGTGCTGCGTCCGATCATTCACCCACCTCGGCGGTTTCCTCCACGACCCACCCGCAGTAGGCGGGCGACCCCCTTCCGACCGGAAAGCTCAACAGCTCGGGCACCTCGTACGGGTGCAGCTCCGCGACGCGCGCGAACAGGCGGTCGAGCGCCTGCGTGCGCGCCTTCATGAGCACCAGCACCTCTTCGTCCCTGTTGATCTCACCCCTCCACCGGAAAAGCGATGCCACCCCGGGCACCAGGTTCCCGCAGGCGATCAGGCGCTCCTCCACCAGCGCCCGGACGATCCGCTCGGCGGCGGCGGCGTCCGGCGCGGTGGTGAGCACGAGCGAAACACCGGGTGCGTCCGGGGCGTTCTGCATGCGGCTCCGTCCCGCGCGCCGGCTCAGGGCTCGTCGCGGGGCATCTCGGCCAGGGCCTCGCCCTCGCCGGTCAGCTCCGCCAGGGTGAAGCGGGCGTGCGCCACGTGGCGCTCGGCCCCGGCCACCCGCGGCGGCCGCGCCAGGAATGCGCGCAGGTGCGCCACGGCCTCGTCCGGCTGGCCGCGCTGCAGCTGCAGGAAGGCCAGCCCGTAGTGCGCCCCGGAGGCGTGCGGCTTCAGCTCCAGGACGCGCCGGTAGGTCCGCACCGCCTCGTCGGCCATCCCGATGTGGGTGTACGTCACCGCGATCTGCTGCAGCACGTCGGTGTCGTTGGGGCTTTCGCGCAGAGCGAGCCGAAACGAGGTCAGCGCCTCGTGGTACTTTTCTTCCCGGAGCAGGTTGATCCCCTCGTCGTAGTAGTCCGGGCCCCTGGAATCGGGGTCGGTCCCGCCGGGGATCAGGTTGCGCCACCAGGACATGTTGCTCTGTAGACGGGATTTCGATGGACGGGGGCGCCGTGCGCCAGCGGACCAAGTTACGGGCGGGGGCGGGGCCACGCAACGTGGCCGGCTGTCCCCTAGCGCCCGCCCCGAGGGGCCGCCGCCGGACCGCCCGGCCGCTCCGCGACCACCCACCCCTCCTGGTCGAGGAGCACCTTCAGCCCCTCCCCCGCGAGCGCGTCGGCGGCCCCGTCCGGCGCCCCCTCCACCACGATGCGCCCGCCCGGCGCGAGCACGCGGACGC encodes:
- a CDS encoding tetratricopeptide repeat protein, whose protein sequence is MSWWRNLIPGGTDPDSRGPDYYDEGINLLREEKYHEALTSFRLALRESPNDTDVLQQIAVTYTHIGMADEAVRTYRRVLELKPHASGAHYGLAFLQLQRGQPDEAVAHLRAFLARPPRVAGAERHVAHARFTLAELTGEGEALAEMPRDEP
- a CDS encoding 3'(2'),5'-bisphosphate nucleotidase CysQ translates to MTAPDPAGLEADLDLALRASRAAGAEVMRFFRGGGEVSYKSPDQPVTEADLAADRLLREVLLRARPGYGWLSEETADSPERLGRARVWVVDPIDGTRSFVNGWAEFAVSVGLVEQGRVVLGVVYNPAAEALYHAAAGGGAFRNGAGIRVAAPVGERLPVALASRSDIRRGEFESLADVWEVRPFGSTTCKMVRVADGTADVFLSRGPKSEWDVCAADLIVREAGGRVTDLAGEPFRYNRPDPAVRGVAVTGSVSHQEVLSRAAALPPR
- a CDS encoding YebC/PmpR family DNA-binding transcriptional regulator, with translation MAGHSKWKQIKHKKALTDSRRAANWTKIIREITVAARAGGGDPAGNPRLRLAIDTARGANMPNDNIERAIKKGTGELEGVDYEEITYEAYGPAGVAIMIESLTDNGNRTVADIRRWLSRNGGNLGTTGSVAWMFDRRGQISIDAEKHTEMQVMEAAMEGGALDIAVEEGGYTVFTEVADFNAVQEALRERGIEWEEAELAMIPKTEVRVEGADAAQLVKLLELLEELDDVQKVYTNADIDEESLAAVS
- a CDS encoding tetratricopeptide repeat protein; the encoded protein is MIGRSTEQDTPGDAGGTGVRDRGPGAPGSDESASPDGAAPSPYAAAEALMEQGSYARAAEAYAALLATSPDDVRALLGAGSALTALSRYDAAEKELRRALRLAPDLAEVHHQLGLVLFKRGVYPGAATELRRAVEMDPSCGAAYLVLGEALNQMAESDQAIEALENATRILPENARAYYAMGIAYDRKGKPERAAEMYRMSREVAAR
- the cutA gene encoding divalent-cation tolerance protein CutA — its product is MQNAPDAPGVSLVLTTAPDAAAAERIVRALVEERLIACGNLVPGVASLFRWRGEINRDEEVLVLMKARTQALDRLFARVAELHPYEVPELLSFPVGRGSPAYCGWVVEETAEVGE
- the ruvC gene encoding crossover junction endodeoxyribonuclease RuvC, whose amino-acid sequence is MVLAADAPASGARSPSNPARDVIVLGVDPGTAVTGYGVVARDHSGTVTLRECGVIRTAARASLPERLRDIYEGVVEVMERHSPDAVAVEGVFYGKNPRTAVVLGHARGAILLAAALRQLDVAEYPPAEVKSAVVGTGRATKDQVGFMVAKLLRLREAPKPADAADGVAVALCHCFRGVGAAARPPMRFSLRMLAEAKGAL